One genomic region from Ornithinimicrobium flavum encodes:
- the glgX gene encoding glycogen debranching protein GlgX, with product MAPRIRPRRSTDRPPPLGLTQTSAGPELAVLARHATAVHVCLEDAEGERRIPLTRTAYGIWWDLVPELVPGTRYGLRVDGPWDPDAGHRHNPAKLLLDPYAHAVAGEVRWGPEVYGHTVDHRGVGDAATPDGRDSAGCVPRSVVVDHGRFDWGQDAHPDVPWTDTVVYEAHVRGLTMRHPDVPPELRGTYAALAHPAVIEHLTGLGVTSLELLPVHAFTSEPALVRQGLSNYWGYNTLGFFAPHAAYAAATDPQGVVDEVKTAVKALHAAGIEVLLDVVYNHTAEQSGWDGPTLSWRGLDNRTYYRLDARGRDIDVTGCGNTLDVREPLVARMVLDSMRHWVEEFHVDGFRFDLAPALARGRDDAYDRDHAFLVALQTDPVLSRTKLVAEPWDVGVHGWRTGQFPGPFAEWNDRYRDGVRSFWLADVGRALRGQPGHGIRDLATRLAGSADLFARDDRGPLASVNFVTAHDGFTGADLTAYETRRNYVNGEDNRDGHDDNRSWNHGVEGPSHDPDVLAARNRSIRNLLATTLLSTGVPMLLAGDELGRTQEGNNNAYNQDNQLTWLSWDLRPWQRELLEDVRDLLALRRELPVLRPAEFPLYDAVPGRVRLRWYDEWAGILTETEWSDPWRRTVTAVYDSLHNGDRQAVALVLHGGLSRDEIVAPWVDGVASWTLRWTSEADVEPGEVLAPGTARSTSPTSLTVLVADVDRDVETFPDHR from the coding sequence ATGGCGCCCCGCATCAGACCGCGTCGCAGCACGGACCGGCCGCCGCCCCTCGGCCTCACCCAGACCTCCGCCGGCCCCGAGCTGGCGGTCCTGGCCCGGCACGCGACCGCGGTGCACGTCTGTCTCGAGGACGCCGAGGGCGAGCGCCGCATCCCGCTCACCCGCACGGCCTACGGGATCTGGTGGGACCTGGTCCCCGAGCTGGTCCCCGGCACGCGGTACGGCCTGCGGGTCGACGGCCCCTGGGACCCCGACGCCGGGCACCGGCACAACCCTGCCAAGCTGCTCCTGGACCCCTACGCCCACGCCGTCGCGGGCGAGGTGAGGTGGGGCCCGGAGGTGTACGGCCACACCGTGGACCACCGGGGGGTCGGGGACGCCGCCACCCCCGACGGCCGGGACTCGGCCGGGTGCGTGCCCCGGTCGGTCGTGGTCGACCACGGCCGCTTCGACTGGGGTCAGGACGCACACCCGGACGTGCCGTGGACCGACACCGTCGTCTACGAGGCCCACGTCCGTGGGCTGACCATGCGGCACCCGGACGTCCCGCCGGAGCTGCGCGGCACGTATGCGGCGCTCGCCCACCCCGCCGTGATCGAGCACCTCACCGGTCTGGGGGTGACCTCGCTCGAGCTGCTGCCGGTGCACGCCTTCACCTCCGAGCCGGCCCTGGTCCGCCAGGGCCTGAGCAACTACTGGGGCTACAACACCCTGGGCTTCTTCGCCCCGCACGCCGCCTACGCCGCCGCCACCGACCCGCAGGGGGTCGTCGACGAGGTGAAGACCGCGGTGAAGGCCCTGCACGCCGCCGGCATCGAGGTGCTGCTCGACGTCGTCTACAACCACACGGCCGAGCAGAGCGGGTGGGACGGCCCCACCCTGTCCTGGCGGGGTCTGGATAACCGGACGTACTACCGGCTCGACGCCCGCGGCCGCGACATCGACGTCACCGGCTGCGGCAACACCCTCGACGTGCGTGAGCCCCTGGTCGCGCGCATGGTGCTGGACTCGATGCGGCACTGGGTGGAGGAGTTCCACGTCGACGGCTTCCGCTTCGACCTGGCGCCGGCGCTCGCCCGGGGCCGCGACGACGCCTACGACCGGGACCACGCCTTCCTCGTCGCCCTGCAGACCGACCCGGTCCTGTCCCGCACCAAGCTGGTCGCCGAGCCGTGGGACGTCGGGGTGCACGGCTGGCGCACCGGCCAGTTCCCCGGGCCCTTCGCCGAGTGGAACGACCGGTACCGCGACGGCGTCCGCAGCTTCTGGCTGGCCGACGTGGGCCGGGCCCTGCGGGGGCAGCCGGGCCACGGCATACGCGACCTCGCCACCCGGCTGGCCGGCTCCGCCGACCTCTTCGCCCGGGACGACCGCGGCCCCCTGGCCTCGGTGAACTTCGTGACCGCCCACGACGGTTTCACCGGAGCCGACCTCACCGCCTACGAGACGCGGCGCAACTACGTGAACGGGGAGGACAACCGGGACGGTCACGACGACAACCGCTCCTGGAACCACGGCGTGGAGGGCCCGAGCCACGACCCCGACGTCCTCGCGGCGCGCAACCGGTCCATCCGCAACCTGCTGGCGACCACCCTGCTCTCCACCGGCGTCCCGATGCTGCTGGCCGGCGACGAGCTCGGTCGCACCCAGGAGGGCAACAACAACGCCTACAACCAGGACAACCAGCTCACCTGGCTCTCCTGGGACCTGCGGCCCTGGCAGCGCGAGCTGCTGGAGGACGTCCGCGACCTGCTGGCGCTGCGGCGCGAGCTCCCCGTGCTGCGCCCGGCCGAGTTCCCGCTCTACGACGCCGTCCCCGGTCGGGTGCGGCTGCGCTGGTACGACGAGTGGGCCGGCATCCTCACCGAGACGGAGTGGTCCGACCCCTGGCGCCGCACCGTGACGGCCGTCTACGACTCCCTGCACAACGGCGACCGGCAGGCCGTGGCCCTGGTCCTGCACGGCGGGCTCAGCCGGGATGAGATCGTCGCGCCCTGGGTGGACGGGGTCGCCTCGTGGACCCTGCGCTGGACCAGCGAGGCCGACGTGGAGCCGGGCGAGGTGCTCGCGCCGGGCACGGCGCGGTCCACGTCGCCGACCAGCCTCACCGTCCTCG
- a CDS encoding enoyl-CoA hydratase/isomerase family protein, whose amino-acid sequence MSRTVGTASEFVRVEIDASVATIRIDRPKMNPLSIEVQDALGEAARIVGADDEVAAVILYGGDKVFAAGADIKEMQRMTYTDMVQRAPLIQGAFTEVARIPKPVIAAIEGYALGAGNELALCADLRVAGDNAKIGQPEILLGVIPGAGGTQRLARLVGVSRAKDLVYSGRMVDAAEALEMGMVDEVVPAGTVYEKAQEMAARYVHGPAFALRAAKEAIDRGLDGDLETGLAIEAMQFAGVFATRDREIGMTSFVEHGPGKAAFEGR is encoded by the coding sequence GTGAGCCGCACGGTGGGGACGGCCAGCGAGTTCGTCCGGGTGGAGATCGACGCGAGCGTCGCGACGATCCGCATCGACCGGCCGAAGATGAACCCGCTGTCCATCGAGGTGCAGGACGCGCTCGGCGAGGCCGCCCGGATCGTGGGCGCCGACGACGAGGTGGCCGCCGTCATCCTCTACGGCGGGGACAAGGTCTTCGCCGCGGGTGCGGACATCAAGGAGATGCAGCGCATGACCTACACCGACATGGTGCAGCGTGCCCCGCTCATCCAGGGGGCCTTCACCGAGGTCGCCCGCATCCCCAAGCCGGTCATCGCCGCCATCGAGGGCTACGCGCTCGGGGCCGGCAACGAGCTGGCGCTGTGCGCCGACTTACGGGTCGCCGGCGACAACGCCAAGATCGGTCAGCCGGAGATCCTGCTGGGGGTCATCCCAGGCGCCGGAGGGACCCAGCGGCTCGCGCGCCTCGTGGGCGTCAGCAGGGCCAAGGACCTCGTGTACTCCGGCCGCATGGTCGACGCCGCCGAGGCGCTGGAGATGGGGATGGTGGACGAGGTCGTCCCCGCCGGCACGGTCTACGAGAAGGCCCAGGAGATGGCCGCCCGCTACGTCCACGGCCCGGCCTTCGCGCTCCGCGCCGCCAAGGAGGCCATCGACCGGGGTCTCGACGGGGACCTGGAGACCGGCCTGGCCATCGAGGCCATGCAGTTCGCCGGCGTCTTCGCCACCCGGGACCGCGAGATCGGGATGACCTCCTTCGTCGAGCACGGTCCGGGCAAGGCGGCCTTCGAAGGTCGCTGA
- a CDS encoding type IV toxin-antitoxin system AbiEi family antitoxin domain-containing protein: protein MSVEGIRTLLGAQGGVASSRQVRAAGFSRRTVDAMVARGDLVRVRRGVLVLGEALAGITPWDRRALLTRAVGLSLAPSAPGLPEEGWGHALSHESALLVHGLACLGVDDLVHLSRTDGGRGRRDRTIWVHSAVDPRWVIEVDGMRAVAPELAALQVAANSGAEAGIVALDGVLHQARQRDLAEVGRPDGPSTTAALAAVEAARAEHFPSSAVVRQVVELADGRSESVGESRSRWLIHLLGLGPCTPQFTVRDGHVFVARTDLRLDRWMVVLEFDGAGKYLDHADLLAEKDREDRIRELGYEVVRIRWSDLARPGLLRRRILAAIARAEERAAFSG, encoded by the coding sequence ATGTCGGTGGAGGGGATCAGGACGTTGCTGGGGGCGCAGGGCGGGGTGGCGAGCAGTCGGCAGGTCCGTGCCGCGGGGTTCTCCCGGCGCACGGTCGACGCGATGGTGGCCCGGGGCGACCTGGTGCGGGTGCGCCGGGGCGTGCTCGTCCTCGGGGAGGCGCTCGCCGGCATCACCCCGTGGGACAGGCGCGCCCTGCTCACCCGGGCGGTCGGGCTGAGCCTCGCCCCGTCGGCGCCCGGGCTGCCGGAAGAGGGCTGGGGTCATGCGCTCTCCCACGAGAGCGCACTGCTGGTCCACGGGCTTGCGTGTCTCGGCGTCGACGACCTCGTCCACCTGTCCAGGACGGACGGTGGCCGGGGTCGACGCGACCGGACGATCTGGGTGCACTCGGCCGTGGACCCGAGGTGGGTGATCGAGGTGGACGGTATGCGGGCGGTCGCGCCAGAGCTGGCCGCGCTGCAGGTGGCGGCGAATTCCGGCGCCGAGGCCGGGATCGTCGCCCTGGACGGAGTCCTCCACCAGGCCCGGCAGCGCGACCTGGCGGAGGTCGGACGGCCGGACGGCCCGAGCACGACCGCGGCGCTCGCGGCGGTGGAGGCCGCCCGGGCCGAGCACTTCCCGTCGAGCGCGGTCGTGCGTCAGGTCGTCGAGCTGGCCGACGGGCGCAGCGAGTCGGTGGGGGAGAGCCGCTCCCGGTGGTTGATCCACCTGCTCGGACTCGGCCCCTGCACCCCGCAGTTCACCGTCCGGGACGGCCACGTCTTCGTGGCGCGCACCGATCTGAGGCTGGACCGGTGGATGGTCGTCCTTGAGTTCGACGGCGCCGGGAAGTACCTCGACCACGCGGACCTGCTCGCCGAGAAGGACAGGGAGGACCGGATCCGGGAGCTGGGCTACGAGGTGGTACGCATCAGATGGTCCGACCTCGCCCGGCCCGGTCTGCTGCGCCGCCGGATCCTCGCCGCGATCGCCCGGGCGGAGGAGCGAGCAGCGTTCTCAGGCTGA